CTCGCCGTGCTCGACTTCGAGGAGTGGCGGCCGCAGTGGGTTCGAAACTGGGGCAGCAAGGACATCTACAGGCAGATTTCCATCGAGACGGTCCAGGAGAACAACCCGTGGATGACGGAGGACGAAGTGGAGGCCCGGGCGCAGGCCTCCTTCGAACGCGGCGCCAGGAGGTACTTCGTCCGCTCCATCCGCATCGGCAAGGCGCTGAGGCCCAACCGCCTCTGGGGCTACTACCTTTACCCCGACTGCTACAACTACGACTACAACCAGGACATGGCGGGCTTCACCGGAGAGTGTCCCCCCATCGAGAAGGACCGGAACGACAATCTGCTGTGGCTCTGGAAGGAGTCCACGgccctctttccctccatctACCTGGAGCTGACGCTCAGGGACACCCTGCAGGCCCGGCACTACGTCCGGCATCGCATCCAGGAGGCCATGAGGGTGTCGATCCTCCCCAACAGCTCCTACGCCATCCCCATCTACGCCTATATCCGGCCCGTCTACAAGGACAGCACCGACGactacatgtcagaggtcaGACGCACCTTTTTTAATCGCCTTCTAGACCCAAtctatgatgtgtgtatgttagaTACCGACCCCTGATTGGCTGGTGGATGTGCAGGTCACAAAGATGCAATGTGGACTCCGGACCTTTTTTGTATAAAGAGCTCAAATCTATGGCAGCAGTATTTACAGTGTTCTTGAGGCCAGCTTTATGAGAGTAGAAACACTTCTTAAGATTGATTGTTGGCTTCTTTTTGTTTACGCTTCTCAGTTTGATCTTGTGAACACCATCGGAGAAGCTGCTGCTCTCGGCGCCGCTGGCATCATTTCCTGGGGAGACATGGCCGTCACCGACTCAGTGGTAGAAACTTACCCTcccttatttttctttttccttcccccAACGTAACTCGACCACCCGCTAACCTGACTTCCTCTCTCCTAAAACCCTGCAGGATTCCTGCTTGGACGCCCAAATCCACCTGCAGCAGGTCATGAACCCGTACATCCTGAACGTGTCCACGGCGGCTCGGCTCTGCAGCGAGGCGCTCTGCCAGGGCCGTGGTCGCTGCTTGAGGAAGCGCTGGGACCAAGACGTCTACCTCCACCTCGACCCGCGGCGCTACGACATCGGCCGCGGGCGTCCCGGCGGCCCGCTGACCGTGCTCGGCGGCCTTTCGCAGGACGACGTTGACTACTTCGACCGCAACTTTGACTGCATTTGCTACGACGCGAAGACGTGTCGCTCGGTCCTGATGGACGACTCCACCCCCAAGGCCGTCAACGCCGTCCCCAAGGCCGTCGTCAATGCAACCAATGGAGGTGCTCacaggcccctccccctcctgctggcGACGATATTGCTCAGTCTTAAGTACGTTGTGATGAGGATATAAGTTAATGGCATAAATGTGGTACTTGGGGTTCAGGAGGTGTGGGTTTTAGGCACTTAAAGGACAAGTCCACAGTTTTAACAGCCCACTTTGTTTTATTGCTGACCTTTTTTTAACCCCGTTTATCGGCCTTTCAATTAAAGATGGATTTAGTTTTAATTCACAGAACTTTAGAACaatccgtgtgcgtgtgtggtaaccctcctcctgcagcagaaacacaCTATCAGGACGGTGGAAATGCAGTACAGGCAgacggccactagagggcagtgcAGCCCGACCACagaatgaggaggagcagcatcGGGAGAGGAAACCAGCAGCCGTCACATCATTAAAGTGCTTTTTTAATTCTAAAACACACTCGTTGTATTGCGACCCCTCCTCTAGGCATCAAGGAAAACGCAGAAGACGGAACTTTGTATTAAATTGACCGCAACTTTGAAAAGATTTCCACTCTCTTTGCTCAATTCATTCTGCGTCGGCCTCAaatcatgactttttttttttttttaattatacatTTTGGTTCAGAACAAAGATTGGCTTTATGTCCCAGTTCATAATAAAAGGGATCCTTCGTATGCACGGGATCCATAACTATAATATAATCTATCGGCACATGACTATTGTTTTAAGTCTGTAAATCCGTCCTTTTTAATTCAGCAAAATTCACAATTTAAGAAATAATTTCTGTAATTATGAGCGGGGATGTATGAAGACTACAAAAGCCCACATGGTGCCAAGAGCAACAAAATGGCCGACTAAAGTGTGGCTCAAGAGCTCGTTCTAATTTAGATGTTTAACAGCACTGGGAACTCTGGCTAACTATGGCAATTATTTTATTGAACACGATATGATTAGTTGAACATTTTGAGgagttctttttttataatcttCACTTAATCTTCACTTTGGAGTGAAAGTATAAAGTAGGAGTAATAAGAAATActccaatatttttttaaaatatgttttatagtCAGGactatttgagtaaatgtacttatttactGTCTGTAATAGACTGAGCTGCATGTTTCTGTCCTGTAGAGGACGCCAGAGCTCactgaaccacacacactcctcacacagGAAAACACTGCAACTACTACTAGGGATGCACTggaaatgatttaaaaacacaacttatTGAAATACTTAGATGATTTAATATGAATACTGCCACCATAAGTCATTAACTAGTCTGACCGACACCAACCTTCCTCCTGTTTGATGGTGTGTTGAGTCTTCTTTTAAACTTCTAAAGAGACCAGAACTGTGGCTCCAGGCGAGGTGGTAACTCAGACGA
Above is a genomic segment from Cyclopterus lumpus isolate fCycLum1 chromosome 6, fCycLum1.pri, whole genome shotgun sequence containing:
- the LOC117732368 gene encoding hyaluronidase PH-20-like — protein: MSELLNLSLRLSPATLRRKLISGACIRVVTQQESIRFAIFKMNRLQWPQAERLASVFVATLALLSCVRAMPSTDHPLRRGQHFLFMWNAPTELCDIHFDMPLDLSHFHLISSTLKTAINQSISIFYIDRFGLFPYVDEDTGELHDEGLPQLVDLQEHRDLAEDDIEFYITGNRPGLAVLDFEEWRPQWVRNWGSKDIYRQISIETVQENNPWMTEDEVEARAQASFERGARRYFVRSIRIGKALRPNRLWGYYLYPDCYNYDYNQDMAGFTGECPPIEKDRNDNLLWLWKESTALFPSIYLELTLRDTLQARHYVRHRIQEAMRVSILPNSSYAIPIYAYIRPVYKDSTDDYMSEFDLVNTIGEAAALGAAGIISWGDMAVTDSVDSCLDAQIHLQQVMNPYILNVSTAARLCSEALCQGRGRCLRKRWDQDVYLHLDPRRYDIGRGRPGGPLTVLGGLSQDDVDYFDRNFDCICYDAKTCRSVLMDDSTPKAVNAVPKAVVNATNGGAHRPLPLLLATILLSLKYVVMRI